From one Gracilibacillus salinarum genomic stretch:
- a CDS encoding metal-dependent hydrolase: MTGKTHLMGGIATATVVATYTEYDPVLFIAAGAIGGLIPDICHGGSKIGRRFPLLSKIINSIFGHRTFTHSLLFIVVMRFVLTMFITNQSIIMGVLAGMVSHFVLDAMTKNGIKLFYPVNITVRFPVTTRTGGAVEHVVLLVLTIVTIYYGKDIISTPLF; the protein is encoded by the coding sequence ATGACAGGGAAAACACATCTTATGGGAGGAATTGCGACGGCAACGGTGGTTGCGACGTATACGGAATATGATCCTGTGCTGTTTATCGCAGCAGGTGCCATTGGTGGACTGATTCCGGACATATGCCATGGCGGAAGTAAAATAGGGAGAAGGTTTCCATTGCTCTCTAAGATTATAAATAGCATCTTTGGGCACCGTACGTTTACCCACAGTTTATTATTTATAGTGGTTATGCGTTTTGTTCTCACCATGTTTATTACCAACCAATCGATAATCATGGGAGTGCTGGCCGGAATGGTAAGCCATTTTGTATTGGATGCTATGACGAAAAACGGGATCAAGTTATTCTATCCAGTTAATATCACGGTTCGTTTTCCTGTAACAACAAGAACTGGTGGGGCGGTGGAACATGTCGTCTTATTAGTGTTAACAATTGTCACCATTTATTATGGGAAAGATATTATTTCCACACCCTTATTTTAA
- a CDS encoding MurR/RpiR family transcriptional regulator — MFTHEMITSFNDLEMSLYNYIVKNSEKVGYMRIRELADETHVSTATILRFCRKLDCDGFTEFKVKLKMSLAEEKKTTIRRTQHSITEFFERTLTGDLEEKMEEAAALIEKADSVIFTGIGSSGILAEYGARYFSSLGKFSMYIKDPHYPIHAKFRDNSVAVVLSVSGETPFTITQVDQLKQEGSTIISITNHKLSTIAKLSDLNLAYYVTEETFQSSNITTQIPVVYILESIARKISTPF, encoded by the coding sequence ATGTTCACGCACGAGATGATTACATCTTTCAATGATTTAGAAATGAGTTTATATAATTATATTGTCAAAAACAGTGAAAAAGTAGGATATATGAGGATTCGGGAATTGGCAGATGAGACACACGTGTCGACTGCTACCATATTACGGTTTTGCCGCAAATTAGATTGTGATGGGTTTACTGAGTTTAAAGTAAAGCTGAAAATGAGCCTTGCTGAAGAAAAGAAAACAACTATCCGGCGTACACAGCATTCGATAACAGAGTTTTTTGAACGAACTTTAACAGGTGATCTTGAAGAAAAAATGGAAGAAGCCGCTGCATTAATTGAAAAAGCTGATAGTGTGATTTTCACTGGTATAGGAAGTTCCGGTATTCTTGCTGAATATGGTGCTAGATATTTTTCCAGCTTAGGGAAGTTTTCCATGTACATTAAAGACCCGCACTATCCCATTCATGCTAAATTTCGCGATAACAGTGTGGCCGTTGTGTTATCAGTATCAGGAGAGACACCTTTCACCATCACACAGGTTGATCAGCTCAAACAGGAAGGCAGTACAATTATTAGTATTACTAACCATAAACTGTCTACTATCGCAAAGCTGTCCGATTTAAACCTTGCTTATTACGTCACAGAGGAAACCTTCCAAAGTTCCAACATTACGACCCAGATTCCTGTTGTTTATATATTGGAATCGATCGCAAGAAAAATTTCCACACCTTTTTAA